In Lolium rigidum isolate FL_2022 chromosome 3, APGP_CSIRO_Lrig_0.1, whole genome shotgun sequence, the genomic window CTTAATTGTAGCGATTTGATTGATACACAATAAATGTTTCCTATTTTTCCTCAGCGACGTGGGATTGATTCGATGTTTGATGGTTGTTTTAGTGGCTGATGTACGGCTGTGATTtctccaatgtttgatgtcaaagtggatACCATCCCTAACTCcaataatagtaaagatttaacGGAGATTGTACCAGGTATTATCTCATCTAAGAAATAGGGGTAAATCTATCAATGATTCAGTTCAGCCCATCGAAATCTCAATGCTCCACAAGTACGTATGAGAATTAATGTGTAAATTGTAATGCAATGTACAGAATTATACAGGCTCTGCTTACAAACAACCCAAGCGTTCAGGTATATGTGTGTACATGTGTGTACTAGAAATGAACAAACTAATAACTTCAGTACACAACAAAGCAGCCCATCACCAAAAATTTACAACCAAATCTTCACAGCACGATCACCTTGTTCTTGCGGAATGGAGACAGCAGGGAGAAGGACCGAGAACCTGCATTTATACAGTAAACGAGTACAGTTATTTCATATATTTTTACACCCAAATAAACAATGGTTCATAGTGATGAAAATGAAACTTTAAGATATTATTGTTTCACTACTgagaaagaatatatttatggctATGCTCACCTTTAGATGAAGAACCCGCGGACTCGTCTTGCGAAATGAGGTTCTTCAGCATTGAACCTGAAACATAAACAACGATTAACCAATGAAATGATCAGATGCTGTCGTGTCGAACACATGGACTAGTGTCATGTCTGAAATCTCAGTTTAATTACCATCTCCTGCTGGGGCTTCATCGACAGACGATGCGTCAGAATCCATTGTCGAAGTGTGGCTTTTCCTGCCAAATTTCAACAGTTTTCTGAACCCTTTTGGTTCTTTGCTACGAGGCTTCTGGTTATCTTCATGGGTCTCCTCGGCTGAAACCGCGTATCCAGGCTCCGGCACACGTGCCCTGACGCTCTGTACATGCACAGGTGCTTCGGCTTCATGCGCAGGTAATGGGTGGTGGTAAACAGGAGTGGCATCCTCCAATGATGTTACCCTGGCAAAAGGGGCCTCGTAAGGTTTCTCTGTGAGAGCCAAGGTTGGTTTCTCGAGCTCATTCTTGTGATAGCCAGGCACATCCACCTGTTCATAAGAAGCATTTCAATTAGTAGAAGGCTGCTGCATTAATACCAAGTTCAAAGTAGTTCTACAGAGAAACAGCAAAACAGAGAACAATGTATCCAGTAAATAAGCTCGGGAAAGAGTAATGTATAGACCATACCTCATACGAGTTCAGTTGGTTGTCAGATGTATGCATGGTAGGGCTCGCATCTCCAGGAAGAACGACTGAAGATGGTGGAGCCCTGATGCCAGTATAATCCAATTCAAGACTGGGATTCACCATTCGGTCATCGCTACTAGTTTTGTTCTCTGCAATTCCTCCAGGAGATAGAATTACAGGAGCCGTAGAAACATCTTCGTTTTCAAGCATCACAACTGTCTTCTCAACCACCACGTTGTCATCGCTGTCGCTTGCCCTAGAAACTTTACTGTTAGCTTTCTTTCCAGCGCTACTTTCTGAAGCAGGATGTGCCTTAGCTCCTCGTGCTccctcttttgtttcttttgccGCCGTCTTATTCTTCACGACAGCGGCAGGTGCTCGTGGGGATTTGACTTTCAGTTCTGGGAGGGCTGCTGACTTGCTCTGGTCAAGCTGTATtatagccgagattttctttgTCTGCACATCCTCTGGCATGCTTCTTCTCCGTGGGTGGTCCACGCTCGCTGACTTTGAGCTTGGAGGATGATCAGCCAGAGCATTGATTTTAGGTTCAGCAAGTTTTTTCAGTCGCTCACTGGAAGATTCAGTTCTCCTACTTTTCTCTTTCTTGATCGTGTCAGCCAACGATGAGGTTGACTTGCTCACTGCACTTGAATTACTATCACCGAGTTTGCTCGCTTTAGCTGTTTTCTGAGGATCACTCCCTGGGGTACTTCTAGCAGGAAGTTTTCTTAGAGGTGAAGAGGATCCTGGTTCAGCATCACTGAACTTTGAACTCTTGTAGGTACTGGGAGAAATCTTTGGAGAAGGTTTTTCTTTAGTCTGCTGTGGTGTTGATACCGGATTAGATGTGCCACTTCTTGCAGCAATCCTCTTTTGCCTCTCCTGCTTGAGCCTTTCTAGCCGTTTAATCTGTTCTGCTTCCTGAAAATACCAGAAAAAACACCAGTTTGAGCAATCCAGCTGAAAACAAAACTTCTACTGATGAAAACAAATGAGATacttatttttgaaaaatgacaTTATGAAAAAAATCTAAAAGAAAAGGTAAGGTACATGCCATTTTTTACACCAATATTACAGTATAGCGAACAATTTGAAGATTCTTGACATACTAGTATACTGAACAACTAAAAGATTCTACGCAAAATATATAATAGGAGAACACCAAATCAAGAAATTCAGACTTGTGTCTTATATCTGTTGTCTTGACTAGTTCGGAGTGCTGCTCTAGAGATGGACACACTAGTAGTAGGGGCACATATTTGTCAATTTGTTTTTTTATGCAACATTCTCCACCAAATGGCCATATTATTTGTTTGTAGGTAGTCTTTCTCTAAATATGGACACACTAGTAGTAGGGGCACGAAACAAAGTGTCAAAGTGGCATTTGATCCTTGCTCTGTGTGCATGGAGATAAAACAGCAGCCAAATGAGAATGCTGTTTTTTTTCCCATGCGAAAAAGCACTATGTTTGTATGTAGATTTAGTTCGGCCATTTAATTTAAGATAAGTGATGAGGTCCAAAATGGTGACAGTAAAATGAGTAAATTAAGTCTTGTTGGGCACAGTGATATTATTGTACAGAGAAACCTGTCACAAGAACATGTGAGGAGCATGCCACTTTTTTACATCAAAATTGTAGTATAGCCAACAACTTATAATTCCCGGCAAAGTAGTATAATAGAAAAAGACCAGGCCCGAAAATTTAAACTTGCACCTTATACTATCTCGATCCAGAAGTATCTATTGTCTTAACAAATTGGTGTTTTGGTTTGCACTATAGCGAACAATTTGAAGATTCTTGACATACCACTTTTGGAACCAAAATTACAGTATAGCAAACAATTAAAAGATTCTTGAAAGGTTAATATAACACGAGAATACTAGAACGGAAAATTCAAAGTTAAGCTTATACTATCCCCAGACAAAAATATATATTGCCTTGCAGGTTGGTTTTGGTCTTCGATTGATGCCGAAGCAGGGTCATACTCCCTTTTTCGAAAAAAATTTGTTTTTGGTCTGCAGATAGTATTCAATCTGGATTTCTGGGCAACACTTTCCATCAAATGGTCCTATTAATTGCTTGTACATACATTAAATTTATTCATTTAAAATAAGCGTTGATTTCCAAATGAGGATGGTAAACATGAATAAATTAAATCCTGTGGGGATCATGTCACGGAATATTATTGCACACTTCACACAAAGGAGAAAATAATAACCCACTTAACAGGGAAAATGTAAGGTAATGCATCCATACCTGCTCCTTCTTTTCCTTCTGAAGATCTGCTTTATAGGCCCGCAGGTTTTGCGCACGTTTCTGTGCATCTGTTGGTGGGCCTTTTGATGATGAGGACAATCTCCTTGCCGAGGCATCCATCCTTCTTTTACCCTCCTGTGAACTTCTTAGCTTCTTATCTTTCCCTGGCACCTTTTCTTCAACCTCAACACACAATGATGAATCATCCACGTCTGCATTTTCAACCGCGGTGTCAGGCTGAATCTGCATATGGCTGTCATAGTCCATTGCTGGATCGTATCCAAACGAGACATCTTCAACTTCACGCTCGGGCATCAACTCATCTGGCTCATAGAAAAGTTGACCTCCCGCCTTAGCATCTGATGTGTTCTGAACAGTCATGGGAAAATCAACATCTATGTCAATGGCAGTACGGTTTTCTGCTCCAAGAATATCCTGTGAGCTGGACCTAACAGGTATCATGAAGGACTCATCGGCCACATTGCATACATTATTTTCCTCCGGAGCAGGCCTCTTGTAATGTGCCTCTGCAAGAGGGTCCAGGCAACTCCCCCTGTCAATCCAGTTGTCctgtccataaaccatgaagtcgTCACCTGCTCCTCTTCTGTATCCTCCACCTCCAGCTTCTATCTCCTTTATGTCACCATCGACAAAGCTCCGACCTTCCCCAGACATCATAAGTTCATCACCCGGCCTGGTCCTAATTCTCGCATTGGCTGAATTGAAAGAGATTGCATTTCGCCGCTCATCGACATCAGCAGAACCTCGCTCCGATAAAAGAATAGGATCATCATCATTGGCCTTAATTTTCACATTGGCTGAACTTCTGTTGTCTTTCCTCCTAGGTGGCTCATTTTCACCTTCGAATAGGTCTGTGTCATTATCTCTTGTCTTCTCTTCATCTCTGAGCAAGAAATTCTGGAACGCATTCCAGTTTCCCTGATCTCCATCTTTCCCACGAGACACATCATCCTTGTACTCCTCTTCAGACTCAAGAAAGATTTTTTTGCCACCTTTTTTCTTCGAGCTTGATCGCTTATGGTTCCTCTTGCTGGATTTAGTCTGTGAATCATCACTATCCTCTGATGTATGTGACTCGCTCTCTGATGACCCATGCTTTTTTGACCTTACATTTACATTGCGTATGACGATTACATTAGACTTCTTCTTGCTTGACCGCTTGCCCTTTTTACTCGACTTGCGGGCATGAGAACTCTCCCTCTCCGAACCGCTTTGGTCGCTTTCGTCCTCCGAGTTCTCAAAGTCCTTGCTATCTGATGAGTGCTTCCTTGACGGCCTCCTTTCTGAGTGATTGTACCGGGGATCATCCATTGGGGGATAGGGAGGAGGGTAGTATGGGTTCACCCCAGGGTAGTATGGCATGCCTTGCATGGGGTAAGGCCGATGCATCGCCCATGGCGGATATGCCGATTGATATGAACCATGCGGGTGCTGAGCTGTCCTATACTCTGTCATGCAACACAAAAAATAGTATACCTTCtcaaagtaaaaaaataaaatattgctATATACAAGTAAGTTGTATGTGCACAACAGCACATTGACATAAGGTACAAATTCAACATGGAGTAACGAGGCCAGAAGGCCATTTAAAAATGGAAGAAAATTGTCGCGTATAAAAGGCAGAAATGAATTGGTAATAAATCGGATCGCTATTTCTAGATAACAGAAAACTTAGAATAAAACGtgggtgtggggggggggggcatgaaaGAAGTAGAGCCAAAAATCATGCAGATAACGAAATCAGCTTATTGACTACAAAGATAAATACAAAACAAAGGGGTTGTTTAGAGCATTTGAAAAGTAAGTTCAGTCATGGCACCAACATACCAGTCCTAGTAGCATCTTCGCCATTTGCATCTCCATTGGAGACGGACATCGTTTCTTTGTCCCCCATAAACATAATGCCAGAAGCATTGAAGGGAGGGAATTCAGAGCGTGCAGACATTGCTTCAGGTTCAACATCAATCCACTGCCCAGTTTCATGTTTTTGCCTCCACAAGTCAATGAACTGTGTGCATGCCTTCCTATTAATTGACAGCACACACCAAAGCAGTAAGTGCAACGAATTTATACTAGTGCACTCACAAAACTATCTTAGAAAAAACTGTTAAACAAGAAGTTTCAAGTATAGTATGAAGTAAGGCATGGACTGTCTGTAGTGTGCATTATCTAGAATGATGTGTAAGTACTACTGTAGGCATTAGGTAGCAGCATGGGACAATATCGCTGAAGCTACTTGCGGATTGGAACAACATTCAACAATTTGAAATCGCCTATACTGAACAAGCCAAAATATCATGTGGAGTTGGTGCAGATTAATCGGCAGCCACAAGGTCAGATTATCTACAGGCATGCTGTGTATTCAAAAAGAAAAATCCGATACATCAAGCACGATACTGGCTTGTCCATAAGAAGGCATGTACTTACATCAAGCGTGAAGCACCAAAGCGCTCTGCAAATGAGATCAAATATAACAGGTTGTCTATGTCAAACCCAGCAGCTACAGCACGTGCAAAGGCCATAGCCTGCTCTTTACGTAAGACAGTTTTGCGTGTCTCCAGCACTCTGAGAAGCTGAACTCTGTGAAACATTGTAAAAAGGAATAATTTCATTAACACGTTACTATGCAGATAAAGACTAATTCCAAAAAATAAAACCTCATTCCAATAAAGTGCAGATAAAGTAATCGAAGAGCTGAATTTCTCTACAGAAATGAGTGTAAGCAATCGTTCATTACATAAAAGCATATGTTACTCCAAAAAAAAGGCAGTGTAGATTTTTCATGCAAACAAAAATAATGTCAGAAATGAAACGACTTCAAGGAAAACATCATAGATTCGTTTTCATGCATACACACTTTGAATTCTCCTCATGAGCTCCGGCGCCATTCTGCACTGGAGGTGCTGGATGCATGTCAGGCTGCCATCGATACAAGAATATCAGACTTACAATATCCTTTTGCCACGACACATTTACAGTAAAAAATACAGTTTTATTTATCCATCAAACCTTACCTTGTACAGAATGAGTGCATTATCTACATCAGGGTCATGACTTGTCTTGCTACCTGTAATGCGGCAAGCCAGGTATATTTATCCACTAAAAATAATATGCAACATCATGTTCCAGTTCAGATCAATCTACCATGATAAAACATAATCCCCACCGAATTTTTATGCAGACAAGAGTTTTCCTAATAACTTGCACAGATAATGATGATTATATCCATATTAGAATAATCAAGCTCCCAATAAGTTAGTTAGGTAAAATGGAATACAGCTTATAAACACAGATAAAGATTGGTCATGCATCAAACATCATACATTGTCTTTTCCCATGCACAGCCTAATACTTTTTAAGTTGTCCACTGTCATGTACCTAACTCAACAGCTGTGACTGATGGTACACTGCACCAGATTATACAACTAATAGATTCTAAAACGGCAGTGCTTGTGTCGCTGTATGAAAATACTGTTGAGTTCTCCACACAGAGGATTGCCAGTTATCGTCGATAAATATTGCAGTAAGATTTGTTCGTAGATACTGTGGCTGTACAATGCAACATGATGAAGAGAGTTCAGTCAGGGTCACACCTTCCACGGCGCAGTCCGCCGGTTTGCCATTACGGCCTTCAGCCTAACAAAGTGTAAACACGAGCATGTCACTGTTCTGCCATTAGTCTCAACAAGTACAGTATAGATAACACATGCACAAAACAAAAGTACAGTACAGTACAGATGACAAGGCTCCACTTACAGATCTCAGTCCAAGATTCTCACTGCTCTGGACGGCGATGGCATCCTCGAGCTGCAGCATCTCGGCCTCCACCGTCGTCACCCGCTCCAGCACCTCCGGCGTGCTCACGAACCGGACGAACCTCTCGACAGTACCCCTGGTGAACCATGGAGCCTCGCCGGCCTCCGGACCCGGCTCAAGCAGGATGGTGTAGCCTCCCTTGGCGATCTGCTCCTGGGCGGCCTTGAGGTGGGCCACGAACGGGTTCAGCAGACCAGAGGCTATCTTCTCCTTCTTTCCATTTGCTATCACAACTAAATCACACCTAGAAATCACAACAGAAAATGAATTCAGCGTGACAACAAAAATAGTGCGTTTCAGATTCGGGGGATTGCCAATTGCAATGAGATTTAGCAGCAATGTGCGA contains:
- the LOC124704708 gene encoding COP1-interacting protein 7-like, with product MRPDARLDSAAFQLTPTRTRCDLVVIANGKKEKIASGLLNPFVAHLKAAQEQIAKGGYTILLEPGPEAGEAPWFTRGTVERFVRFVSTPEVLERVTTVEAEMLQLEDAIAVQSSENLGLRSAEGRNGKPADCAVEGSKTSHDPDVDNALILYKPDMHPAPPVQNGAGAHEENSKVQLLRVLETRKTVLRKEQAMAFARAVAAGFDIDNLLYLISFAERFGASRLMKACTQFIDLWRQKHETGQWIDVEPEAMSARSEFPPFNASGIMFMGDKETMSVSNGDANGEDATRTEYRTAQHPHGSYQSAYPPWAMHRPYPMQGMPYYPGVNPYYPPPYPPMDDPRYNHSERRPSRKHSSDSKDFENSEDESDQSGSERESSHARKSSKKGKRSSKKKSNVIVIRNVNVRSKKHGSSESESHTSEDSDDSQTKSSKRNHKRSSSKKKGGKKIFLESEEEYKDDVSRGKDGDQGNWNAFQNFLLRDEEKTRDNDTDLFEGENEPPRRKDNRSSANVKIKANDDDPILLSERGSADVDERRNAISFNSANARIRTRPGDELMMSGEGRSFVDGDIKEIEAGGGGYRRGAGDDFMVYGQDNWIDRGSCLDPLAEAHYKRPAPEENNVCNVADESFMIPVRSSSQDILGAENRTAIDIDVDFPMTVQNTSDAKAGGQLFYEPDELMPEREVEDVSFGYDPAMDYDSHMQIQPDTAVENADVDDSSLCVEVEEKVPGKDKKLRSSQEGKRRMDASARRLSSSSKGPPTDAQKRAQNLRAYKADLQKEKKEQEAEQIKRLERLKQERQKRIAARSGTSNPVSTPQQTKEKPSPKISPSTYKSSKFSDAEPGSSSPLRKLPARSTPGSDPQKTAKASKLGDSNSSAVSKSTSSLADTIKKEKSRRTESSSERLKKLAEPKINALADHPPSSKSASVDHPRRRSMPEDVQTKKISAIIQLDQSKSAALPELKVKSPRAPAAVVKNKTAAKETKEGARGAKAHPASESSAGKKANSKVSRASDSDDNVVVEKTVVMLENEDVSTAPVILSPGGIAENKTSSDDRMVNPSLELDYTGIRAPPSSVVLPGDASPTMHTSDNQLNSYEVDVPGYHKNELEKPTLALTEKPYEAPFARVTSLEDATPVYHHPLPAHEAEAPVHVQSVRARVPEPGYAVSAEETHEDNQKPRSKEPKGFRKLLKFGRKSHTSTMDSDASSVDEAPAGDGSMLKNLISQDESAGSSSKGSRSFSLLSPFRKNKVIVL